In Companilactobacillus allii, one genomic interval encodes:
- a CDS encoding conserved phage C-terminal domain-containing protein, protein MSEEISRDFKGIWIPKEIWLDKELTKSQMLLYVEIDSLSSNEKGCFASNNYLSKFLRVSPSRISQLVSELEKKNYITVKLFYSKDNPKLVARREITPVNILNRVVNILIPPTKKIKGGYLENCEEREPSSDNQKHIKDNVELPRPSPPDSIPFKKIIEYLNSKAEKHYRLAETNKLKITERWNEGYRLEDFKKVIDNKCLVWKDDSKMNEYLRPYTLFGKKFDDYLNSKPIDESSNRKVKRIEQADDWSKVKPTMTNEEYLKKHAELMQQLKIRRSKELNHE, encoded by the coding sequence GTGAGTGAAGAAATAAGTAGAGACTTTAAAGGGATTTGGATCCCTAAAGAAATTTGGTTGGACAAAGAACTGACTAAATCCCAAATGCTGCTATACGTTGAAATTGATAGTCTATCTAGTAATGAAAAGGGATGTTTTGCAAGTAATAATTACTTATCCAAATTTTTGCGAGTTAGTCCATCAAGAATATCTCAATTGGTATCAGAGCTAGAAAAAAAGAATTACATTACGGTGAAATTATTTTATTCAAAGGATAATCCTAAGTTAGTTGCTCGGAGGGAAATTACCCCCGTTAATATATTAAATAGGGTAGTTAATATATTAATACCCCCTACTAAGAAAATTAAAGGGGGGTACTTAGAAAATTGTGAGGAGAGAGAACCAAGTTCAGATAACCAAAAGCATATAAAAGATAATGTCGAGTTGCCTCGACCCTCTCCCCCTGATTCCATACCATTCAAAAAAATTATTGAATACTTAAATTCAAAAGCTGAAAAGCATTATCGCTTAGCTGAGACCAACAAGTTAAAGATAACAGAACGTTGGAATGAAGGTTATAGGCTCGAAGATTTTAAGAAAGTAATTGATAACAAGTGTTTGGTTTGGAAGGATGATTCCAAAATGAATGAATATCTGAGGCCTTACACGTTATTTGGCAAAAAGTTTGATGATTATTTGAATAGCAAGCCAATTGATGAATCTAGTAATCGCAAAGTCAAACGAATTGAACAGGCTGATGATTGGAGCAAAGTTAAGCCAACAATGACAAATGAAGAATATTTGAAAAAGCACGCAGAACTTATGCAGCAATTAAAAATAAGACGTTCAAAGGAGCTTAATCATGAATGA
- a CDS encoding ERF family protein, with protein MTENNISINDVILQVRQNIRNPVKKETNPLYGTKYADLNEVLETVNNAFPSDGTFTQPIKIDAGGNATLVLTIWTKNSSEDVSTIPLVEADTNKRTNKIQMMGQAITYLRRYQLKSFFGLGDADDDGQDNSNQNYRSSNNQNKLSRNNNQNSSNEPINSAMNKQILEMIDTVAKLWELSNQQIYDQLKSKFKFTRLDMITNGFAQKLLVYLNGMKKEALKARNNVRK; from the coding sequence ATGACTGAAAATAATATTTCTATTAATGATGTAATTTTACAAGTGCGCCAAAATATAAGGAATCCAGTTAAAAAAGAAACAAATCCTCTATATGGTACTAAATATGCTGATTTAAACGAAGTATTAGAAACTGTTAATAATGCTTTTCCTAGCGACGGAACATTCACACAACCCATCAAAATTGACGCTGGTGGTAATGCAACACTTGTATTAACGATATGGACTAAGAACTCATCAGAAGACGTGTCTACTATTCCATTAGTAGAGGCAGATACAAATAAAAGAACAAACAAAATTCAGATGATGGGACAAGCAATAACATATCTTAGAAGATATCAGCTGAAATCATTCTTTGGTTTAGGAGACGCCGATGACGATGGACAAGATAATTCTAATCAAAACTATAGATCTAGTAATAATCAAAATAAATTAAGTAGGAACAACAATCAGAACTCTAGCAACGAGCCAATAAATTCAGCAATGAATAAGCAAATACTGGAGATGATTGATACTGTAGCAAAGCTATGGGAGTTGTCCAATCAGCAAATTTACGATCAATTGAAATCGAAGTTCAAATTTACCAGATTAGACATGATCACAAATGGATTTGCGCAAAAATTACTTGTTTATTTAAATGGCATGAAAAAAGAAGCCCTCAAAGCTAGAAACAATGTGAGGAAATAG
- a CDS encoding DNA-binding protein, translating to MISKEKLIQEEENKQKDLSHKGWLKIANAAIYADCSVATIYSWMKDPIHPLKSVKHNGRRVSVENLDEYLKSFEQNRMF from the coding sequence ATGATTAGTAAAGAGAAACTTATTCAAGAAGAAGAAAATAAACAGAAAGATTTGTCACATAAAGGCTGGTTAAAAATTGCTAATGCTGCTATATACGCCGATTGCTCAGTGGCTACAATTTATTCTTGGATGAAGGATCCGATACACCCACTTAAATCAGTTAAGCATAATGGGCGTCGTGTAAGCGTAGAGAATTTAGATGAATATTTAAAAAGTTTTGAGCAAAATAGAATGTTTTAA
- a CDS encoding helix-turn-helix domain-containing protein codes for MNQQEIKNELEDLLTRECFSHKDLAQEIHVRESTISNWMNDVKRSIPADKLLLISKNFSDLKFKRAVGDYLTEMPVIFSENKIYQCDSAALYLASEKEEMERESLDKATVIYFAKRPELVTEDDRRKIVSWTKEFTEEISSENSLLNSVIEKFQINPLELEIER; via the coding sequence TTGAATCAACAAGAAATAAAAAATGAATTAGAAGACTTGCTAACTAGGGAGTGTTTCTCTCATAAAGACTTGGCACAAGAAATTCATGTTAGGGAGTCAACAATAAGCAATTGGATGAACGATGTTAAACGATCAATCCCAGCGGATAAATTGCTACTTATATCTAAAAACTTTAGTGATCTTAAATTTAAACGTGCTGTGGGTGATTATCTTACTGAAATGCCAGTTATATTTAGTGAAAACAAAATATATCAATGTGATTCGGCTGCTTTATATCTAGCTTCAGAGAAAGAAGAAATGGAGCGAGAGTCACTAGACAAAGCGACAGTTATTTATTTTGCAAAACGGCCAGAATTGGTCACTGAAGATGATAGAAGAAAAATCGTTTCATGGACGAAAGAATTTACTGAAGAGATTTCTAGTGAAAATTCTCTTTTAAATAGTGTCATAGAAAAATTTCAGATTAATCCACTTGAATTGGAGATTGAAAGGTAA
- a CDS encoding helix-turn-helix transcriptional regulator, with translation MRKLKYFREKKKLTQKELAEMLGLATITIRSIENGDRNPSIDTAKRISIFFDVGMDELFPDIFLLSDGTKSIKNKTYISQ, from the coding sequence ATGAGAAAACTTAAATATTTTCGTGAGAAAAAAAAATTAACGCAAAAAGAATTAGCAGAAATGCTGGGACTAGCAACCATCACCATTCGCAGTATTGAAAATGGTGATAGAAACCCTAGCATTGATACTGCAAAAAGAATATCTATTTTTTTCGATGTTGGTATGGATGAATTGTTTCCTGATATTTTTTTGCTTAGCGATGGTACAAAAAGTATCAAAAATAAAACGTATATATCGCAATAA
- a CDS encoding helix-turn-helix domain-containing protein, whose translation MLLNRLKLLRQNLGLTQQEVANKIGVSRASYSHMENGRNEPDNETLIKLSNFFGVSTDYLLGNDETPKWATPKDILDLKDFLDGNMGMAYNGEDLTEEENERLKLALSQIFWDKKKQQKHNSKK comes from the coding sequence ATGTTACTTAACAGATTAAAGCTTTTAAGACAAAATCTCGGGCTTACTCAACAAGAAGTTGCAAACAAAATCGGTGTTTCACGAGCAAGCTATTCTCATATGGAAAATGGGAGAAATGAGCCTGATAATGAAACGCTTATAAAGCTATCAAATTTTTTTGGTGTCTCAACAGATTACCTATTAGGTAATGATGAGACACCAAAATGGGCAACCCCAAAAGATATTCTTGATTTAAAGGACTTTTTAGATGGAAATATGGGTATGGCTTATAACGGCGAGGATTTGACAGAAGAAGAGAACGAGCGTTTAAAATTAGCTCTATCTCAAATATTTTGGGATAAGAAAAAACAGCAAAAACATAATAGTAAGAAGTGA
- a CDS encoding ImmA/IrrE family metallo-endopeptidase: MSNDLNELILDIGTRYNTFDPFVWADKLNIEIHWKDIYPRPLGDTIYFGSQPIIILANEIRDSSQRYFVLAHELAHVIEHDGLVSYYNDRTFFKHKLEYQADKFAITLVTNLYIEEYGNLPGTYADLTHCYGLPNISD, from the coding sequence ATGTCTAACGACTTGAACGAATTAATTTTAGATATTGGTACAAGATACAATACATTTGATCCATTTGTCTGGGCTGATAAATTAAATATTGAAATTCACTGGAAAGATATTTATCCTCGTCCATTAGGCGATACGATTTATTTTGGTAGCCAACCAATAATTATTTTGGCAAATGAAATAAGAGACAGTAGCCAGCGATATTTTGTCTTAGCTCATGAATTAGCTCACGTGATTGAGCACGATGGGCTTGTTTCCTACTACAACGATAGAACTTTTTTTAAGCACAAATTGGAGTATCAAGCTGATAAGTTTGCTATTACATTAGTCACAAACTTATATATAGAGGAATATGGTAATCTACCTGGCACGTATGCCGATTTAACGCACTGCTATGGATTACCAAATATTAGCGACTAA
- a CDS encoding DUF5067 domain-containing protein, with protein sequence MQKRQKKFTNYLNKVMESQPHIENKTIINSTGEITFDNTEIIPGFEGEKVLMVTYTYKNTTDNPMGAFDALLASGEFKQENADSIVTLSMGIPDTDWELSNENYQDMYNTGSSEKLKSGETKQYVDFIELDNSNNPVTFKAEDQDTRTSLGSIKLDLNK encoded by the coding sequence ATGCAAAAAAGGCAAAAAAAATTTACTAATTATCTGAATAAAGTTATGGAATCACAACCACACATTGAAAATAAGACAATTATAAATTCTACCGGAGAGATAACCTTCGACAATACCGAAATCATACCTGGTTTTGAAGGTGAAAAAGTTTTAATGGTTACCTACACGTACAAAAACACAACGGATAACCCGATGGGAGCATTTGATGCACTATTAGCATCAGGAGAATTTAAACAAGAAAATGCTGACTCTATTGTTACACTCAGCATGGGTATCCCTGATACGGATTGGGAGCTGTCCAATGAAAATTATCAAGACATGTATAATACCGGTTCCTCTGAAAAGCTTAAATCAGGTGAAACAAAACAATACGTTGACTTTATAGAACTAGATAATTCTAATAATCCAGTTACATTTAAAGCTGAGGATCAGGATACACGTACCTCATTAGGTTCCATTAAGTTGGATTTAAACAAGTAA
- a CDS encoding tyrosine-type recombinase/integrase gives MKKINAIKKYFLKNNQKRYRFTVRVDKGHVTSRNGFFTYDDAALAYLNLKQEIMENKYKVSRNIVTFQKVYDDWITRYRKSIRDTTYSNIHRSFEHYILPIFGTMQVNKITIKDCQDAIDEWTDKIATYKPLFERTRKVLDEAVRYEYIDSNPMRKVILPVTTSKINKMISERKEKNFYSLEEINKFLEAAHNEGLQQYAYFRTMAYSGIRRGESLCLQWSDIDFENNYISITKTLVYSTEYRRYETHPTKNSLNRSLIMDSDTMKILAAWKYVQSYFKIKNNYVFSNDSGDHWSSRGVNDWQKNLNKKIELGRTVTMHGIRHTHATLLYDMNPTITPKDVQKRLGHRNVDVTMNIYEHATDNSDKKILIALTDLNEK, from the coding sequence ATGAAAAAAATAAATGCAATTAAAAAATATTTTCTAAAAAATAACCAGAAGCGTTACCGTTTCACTGTTCGTGTAGATAAAGGCCATGTTACTTCAAGAAATGGCTTCTTCACTTATGACGACGCAGCACTCGCCTATTTAAATTTAAAGCAAGAAATCATGGAAAATAAATATAAGGTTAGTAGAAACATAGTTACTTTTCAGAAAGTCTACGATGATTGGATAACACGATATCGCAAATCAATAAGAGATACTACCTATTCAAATATTCATAGGTCATTTGAACACTACATACTCCCAATATTTGGCACAATGCAAGTCAATAAAATAACTATAAAGGATTGCCAAGATGCCATTGATGAATGGACGGACAAAATAGCCACATATAAGCCCTTGTTTGAGCGTACCAGAAAAGTTTTAGATGAAGCAGTAAGATATGAATATATTGATTCTAATCCAATGAGAAAGGTTATATTGCCTGTAACTACTTCTAAAATAAACAAAATGATTTCTGAACGAAAAGAAAAAAACTTTTACTCTTTAGAAGAGATTAATAAATTCTTAGAAGCTGCTCATAACGAAGGATTACAACAATATGCCTACTTTAGAACTATGGCATATTCTGGAATTAGACGTGGCGAAAGCTTATGTCTACAATGGTCAGATATTGATTTTGAAAATAACTATATTTCAATTACCAAAACACTCGTTTATTCAACTGAGTATCGTAGATATGAAACGCATCCTACCAAAAATAGTCTTAACAGATCACTGATAATGGATTCTGATACTATGAAAATACTAGCAGCTTGGAAATACGTTCAGAGTTACTTTAAAATAAAAAACAATTATGTATTCTCAAACGACTCTGGTGATCATTGGAGCTCTCGTGGTGTTAATGATTGGCAAAAAAATCTCAACAAAAAAATCGAACTTGGAAGAACTGTCACTATGCATGGTATACGACATACTCACGCTACACTCCTTTATGACATGAATCCAACAATTACCCCTAAAGATGTTCAAAAGCGCTTAGGACATAGAAATGTCGATGTGACAATGAATATATACGAACATGCTACCGATAATAGTGATAAAAAGATTTTAATTGCGCTAACGGATTTAAATGAAAAATAA
- a CDS encoding aldose 1-epimerase family protein: MTMYELKNDYLTVQVNSKGAELSSIKNGEDVEFIWQADSNFWGRHAPILFPIVGRLKDDHYFVDGKEYKMTQHGFARDQEFTLGSQTDSKLVLTLTTSEESLAKYPYHFKLSVIYQLVKDTVQISYLVDSLEEKEDMYFNIGAHPGFSVPFEDNLNFEDFDVKIDPSETRSTIPIVEHQIDLDGETKVENQNFSMNRDEFKDDAVVYRLNDPAVVTIESDKTNHKLTLDTGNAKYFGMWSTYPDKGKFMCIEPWWGLADKKDSDNDFKTKYGVNKLAPSEQFEAYFSISIK; encoded by the coding sequence ATGACAATGTACGAGCTTAAGAACGATTATTTAACCGTTCAAGTTAATTCTAAAGGTGCTGAATTAAGTAGCATCAAAAATGGTGAAGATGTGGAATTCATCTGGCAAGCAGACTCAAATTTTTGGGGTAGACATGCACCAATTCTTTTCCCAATCGTTGGTCGTTTAAAAGATGATCACTACTTTGTTGATGGCAAAGAATACAAAATGACACAACATGGTTTTGCAAGAGATCAAGAGTTTACTCTTGGCTCACAAACAGATTCAAAGCTTGTTTTGACTTTGACAACAAGTGAAGAAAGTCTTGCTAAGTACCCATATCACTTTAAGTTGAGTGTTATTTATCAACTAGTTAAAGATACTGTTCAAATCAGTTATTTGGTAGATAGCCTTGAAGAAAAAGAAGATATGTACTTCAATATTGGTGCTCATCCTGGTTTTTCTGTACCATTTGAAGATAACCTAAACTTTGAAGACTTCGACGTAAAGATTGATCCTTCTGAAACAAGATCAACTATTCCTATAGTTGAACATCAAATTGATCTTGATGGCGAAACAAAAGTCGAAAATCAAAACTTCTCAATGAATCGTGATGAGTTCAAAGATGATGCTGTTGTATATCGTTTGAATGATCCAGCAGTTGTCACAATTGAAAGTGATAAAACTAATCATAAGTTGACTCTTGATACTGGTAATGCTAAATACTTCGGTATGTGGTCAACATATCCTGATAAAGGTAAGTTCATGTGCATCGAACCATGGTGGGGACTTGCTGATAAAAAGGATAGCGATAATGACTTCAAGACGAAGTATGGTGTTAACAAGTTAGCTCCTAGTGAACAATTTGAAGCATACTTCTCAATCTCAATTAAATAA
- the hslU gene encoding ATP-dependent protease ATPase subunit HslU — MDNILTPKEIVAQLDNYIIGQTDAKKAVAVALYNRYRRMQVPKNLQQEITPKNLLMIGPTGVGKTEIARRLAKIVKAPFVKVEATKFTEVGYVGRDVESMVRDLVDVAVAMEEKEKIDEIRPEVRRDVDKKLVKLLVPGIKKERKENNNNNMDFMSMLNNLQNSSNLQDALNPQSGDEDPDSNAEVTDSVRDQRLSVKEQLDKGLLEDREVTIKVEESRKVNPMNDQMAQMGMDMSSMMDSLVPKKSITRTLPVNDARELLIQQESGKRVDHDEIYQSAIERTQDNGIIFIDEFDKIAAGNKKTSGEVSREGVQRDILPIVEGSQINTKYGVVNTDHILFIASGAFAENKPSDLIAELQGRFPIRVELNDLTQDDFIEILTRPDNALTKQYVALTRADGIRLTFTKESVEEIAKIAYNLNNTNQNIGARRLATVLEKILADILYEGPDMQMGDITVTREYVKEQVGKIADDQDLSRYIL, encoded by the coding sequence ATGGACAACATTTTAACACCTAAAGAAATAGTCGCTCAATTAGATAATTATATTATTGGACAAACTGATGCTAAAAAGGCCGTTGCGGTTGCTTTATATAATCGTTATCGCCGTATGCAAGTACCTAAGAACTTACAACAAGAAATCACGCCTAAAAATCTATTAATGATCGGACCTACTGGTGTTGGTAAAACGGAGATTGCGAGACGTTTGGCCAAAATTGTTAAGGCACCTTTTGTTAAAGTTGAAGCAACTAAGTTTACCGAAGTAGGATACGTGGGACGTGATGTTGAATCAATGGTACGTGATTTAGTCGATGTAGCTGTTGCTATGGAAGAAAAAGAAAAAATCGATGAAATTAGACCAGAGGTACGACGTGATGTTGATAAGAAATTAGTTAAATTATTAGTTCCTGGCATTAAAAAGGAACGTAAAGAAAATAATAATAACAACATGGACTTTATGTCTATGCTAAATAATCTACAAAATTCATCAAACTTACAAGATGCTTTGAATCCTCAAAGTGGGGATGAAGACCCTGATAGTAATGCTGAGGTCACCGATTCAGTTCGTGATCAACGTCTGAGTGTTAAAGAACAATTGGATAAGGGATTACTTGAGGATCGTGAAGTTACTATTAAAGTTGAGGAATCACGTAAAGTAAACCCTATGAATGACCAAATGGCCCAAATGGGTATGGATATGTCTAGTATGATGGATTCACTAGTCCCTAAGAAGTCTATTACTAGGACTTTACCAGTAAATGATGCACGTGAACTCTTGATTCAACAAGAATCTGGTAAGCGTGTGGACCATGATGAAATCTATCAATCAGCAATTGAACGTACTCAAGATAATGGTATTATCTTTATCGATGAGTTTGATAAAATTGCGGCTGGAAATAAAAAAACATCTGGTGAGGTATCTCGTGAAGGAGTTCAACGTGATATTTTACCTATCGTTGAAGGTTCACAGATCAATACTAAGTATGGTGTAGTTAATACTGACCATATCTTATTCATTGCATCAGGTGCATTTGCTGAAAACAAGCCAAGTGATTTGATTGCTGAATTACAAGGCCGTTTCCCTATTCGTGTTGAATTGAATGATTTAACGCAAGATGATTTCATTGAGATCTTAACTAGACCTGACAATGCTTTGACAAAACAATACGTTGCATTAACCAGAGCAGATGGGATTCGTTTAACTTTTACTAAAGAATCCGTTGAAGAGATTGCAAAAATCGCTTACAACCTTAATAATACTAATCAGAACATAGGTGCCAGAAGATTGGCAACTGTTCTGGAAAAGATATTAGCAGATATTCTTTATGAAGGTCCAGATATGCAAATGGGTGATATTACTGTCACTCGTGAGTATGTAAAAGAGCAAGTTGGAAAAATTGCTGATGATCAAGATCTTTCGCGTTATATTCTTTAG
- the hslV gene encoding HslVU peptidase proteolytic subunit: MTTIVAVKHNGHTAIAGDGQVTLSEKFIMKGSAHKVRRIFDDQVVIGFAGGVADAITLQDWLEKKLKAYSGNLKRAAVELAQDWRKDPTLQKLEAMLIAMDKDNLLLISGSGEVIEPDEDVVSIGSGGNFAQAAAIAMQRHAKDMDAEQMAVEAIKIASGIDIYTNDNIISDKF; encoded by the coding sequence ATGACAACAATTGTCGCAGTTAAACACAATGGTCATACAGCTATCGCTGGTGATGGACAAGTTACACTAAGTGAAAAATTCATTATGAAGGGTTCAGCCCACAAAGTTAGACGTATTTTCGATGACCAAGTAGTTATCGGATTTGCTGGTGGTGTTGCAGATGCAATAACTCTACAAGACTGGTTAGAAAAGAAGTTAAAAGCATATTCTGGTAATTTAAAACGTGCTGCTGTTGAGTTGGCTCAAGACTGGAGAAAAGATCCAACACTTCAAAAGCTTGAAGCTATGCTTATCGCCATGGATAAAGACAACTTACTCTTGATTTCAGGTAGTGGGGAAGTTATCGAACCAGATGAAGATGTTGTTTCTATTGGTTCAGGTGGTAATTTTGCTCAAGCCGCTGCTATTGCAATGCAACGTCATGCCAAAGATATGGATGCCGAGCAAATGGCAGTAGAAGCAATTAAGATTGCTTCAGGTATCGATATTTACACTAATGATAATATTATTTCAGACAAATTTTAA
- the xerC gene encoding tyrosine recombinase XerC, producing the protein MIEQDLIDKFIDYLMINHHYSEDTKSSYLEDINNFVKFLDDNGGFKGFTKINRLDVETYLTYLDEKNYADETVARRVSALRSFYNFLLRNKFMKTNPFDLIQLRHKGRKLPRFFYEKEMKQLFEAVKGDDALSERNSALLELLYATGMRVSECSNLELEQLDFTNGIVLVHGKGDKDRYVPFGSFAQRALNRYIDDGRKKLMAANNMDHQFVFVNNRGKGITSRGVEYILDQIIKKTSLTTDIHPHMIRHTFATHMLDNGADLRTVQELLGHSSLSTTQIYTHVTMEHLQKDYKKYFPR; encoded by the coding sequence ATGATCGAACAAGATTTAATTGACAAGTTTATTGATTATTTGATGATCAACCATCATTATTCTGAAGATACTAAAAGTTCATATTTGGAAGATATCAATAATTTTGTAAAATTTCTTGATGATAATGGTGGATTCAAGGGATTTACAAAAATAAATCGACTCGATGTGGAGACATACTTAACGTATTTAGATGAAAAGAATTATGCTGATGAAACGGTGGCTAGAAGGGTTTCAGCGTTGAGATCCTTTTATAATTTTCTGTTACGTAATAAGTTCATGAAAACTAATCCGTTTGATCTTATTCAGCTTAGACATAAAGGACGTAAATTACCGCGCTTTTTTTATGAAAAAGAAATGAAACAACTTTTCGAAGCTGTAAAAGGTGATGACGCCCTTTCTGAAAGAAATTCTGCGCTATTAGAGTTACTATATGCTACTGGGATGCGTGTTAGCGAATGTTCCAATCTTGAATTAGAACAATTAGATTTTACTAACGGTATCGTTTTGGTACATGGTAAAGGTGATAAAGATCGTTATGTGCCGTTTGGTAGTTTTGCTCAAAGGGCATTAAATCGTTATATCGATGACGGCAGAAAAAAATTGATGGCCGCTAATAATATGGACCATCAATTTGTTTTCGTTAATAATCGAGGTAAAGGTATCACGAGTCGTGGAGTTGAATATATACTTGATCAAATTATAAAGAAAACCAGTTTGACGACTGACATTCACCCACATATGATTAGACATACATTTGCTACCCATATGTTGGATAATGGTGCAGATCTGCGTACAGTCCAAGAACTTCTGGGACACTCAAGTCTTTCAACTACACAAATCTACACACATGTAACAATGGAACATCTACAAAAAGATTATAAAAAATATTTTCCAAGATAA